From the genome of Tindallia californiensis, one region includes:
- a CDS encoding nitroreductase family protein, translated as MSINAEKTSFLKDIRSIRSYKNDPIEKEILMDLVDSARMAPTARNIQPWEFVVVTDKNILKRLSEVHSNGGFLKDAPACIVVLCKKDTEYYIEDGSAATQNIIVAARVYGLKSCWIGGCKGPFYENDDIPMCEGEPCQILPLYDDLCSQLKEIVKAPADLEVISIVSLGYSDESFVAPKRPLSEVMHWDVFNNK; from the coding sequence ATGAGTATCAATGCTGAAAAAACATCGTTTTTGAAAGATATCCGAAGTATACGATCGTATAAAAACGATCCTATTGAAAAAGAAATATTAATGGACTTAGTTGATTCAGCCCGAATGGCACCAACCGCACGCAATATCCAGCCTTGGGAATTTGTTGTTGTTACTGATAAAAACATTCTCAAACGTTTATCTGAAGTTCATTCAAATGGAGGTTTTTTGAAAGATGCTCCTGCTTGTATCGTGGTGCTATGTAAAAAGGACACAGAATACTATATTGAAGATGGATCGGCAGCTACCCAGAACATCATTGTAGCCGCCCGGGTATACGGATTAAAAAGTTGCTGGATAGGCGGATGCAAAGGTCCGTTTTACGAAAATGATGACATTCCTATGTGCGAAGGTGAACCTTGTCAGATTCTGCCACTCTATGACGATCTCTGCTCGCAGTTAAAGGAAATTGTAAAGGCACCTGCTGATCTGGAGGTTATTTCTATTGTATCTTTAGGTTACAGTGATGAATCTTTCGTAGCTCCTAAACGTCCTTTAAGCGAAGTCATGCATTGGGATGTTTTCAATAATAAGTAG
- a CDS encoding alpha/beta fold hydrolase — translation MKIQVQGSGVPVVMIHQIGSSSDVWKFQREELASSYQIISVDLYGHGSCPSGNGVVSINETVKMLGEKLTEMGVNGAVMIGHGLGGIIATEVAFHDQVKVARLVVIDMFPKRKDLKLIRQLDLEQLERNRTAVIQAHYKQLIEDADLRDAVVKEALRTDEKAYYFYMKDMIENDFTQKLNLLHTPVHYLYSGIAAKSEEDIRNMLDRMGVKNVQDNKLHYYPQSGHFLMLEQPRELTDDLKKIISLEDQNNY, via the coding sequence ATGAAGATTCAAGTACAAGGGTCGGGGGTACCGGTAGTCATGATACATCAGATTGGTTCATCTTCTGATGTATGGAAATTTCAAAGAGAAGAGCTGGCGAGTTCATATCAAATAATATCTGTAGATTTGTATGGACATGGAAGCTGTCCCTCGGGAAATGGAGTGGTGAGCATTAATGAAACCGTTAAAATGCTGGGTGAAAAGTTAACGGAAATGGGTGTTAATGGTGCCGTAATGATTGGACATGGGCTTGGTGGAATCATTGCAACGGAAGTAGCCTTTCATGATCAGGTAAAAGTGGCGCGGCTAGTAGTGATTGATATGTTTCCGAAAAGAAAAGACTTGAAACTCATTCGTCAACTGGACTTAGAACAACTGGAACGAAATCGAACAGCTGTAATACAGGCTCATTACAAACAGTTGATTGAAGATGCTGATCTTAGGGATGCGGTGGTTAAAGAAGCTTTACGAACAGACGAAAAAGCATACTATTTTTATATGAAGGATATGATTGAAAATGATTTTACACAGAAGCTAAACCTTCTTCATACTCCGGTTCATTATCTTTACTCTGGTATTGCTGCAAAGAGTGAAGAAGATATCAGGAATATGCTTGATAGAATGGGGGTTAAAAATGTGCAGGACAATAAACTCCACTATTACCCCCAAAGTGGTCACTTTTTAATGTTAGAACAGCCGCGAGAACTTACAGATGATTTGAAAAAAATAATTAGTTTAGAGGATCAGAATAACTATTAG